Proteins co-encoded in one Prevotella sp. E13-27 genomic window:
- a CDS encoding ribonuclease P protein component yields the protein MADYHFHKNERITSTKLENEIFGSGESHSMVIFPLRVVFMVRQKETTVSAEDAKQTTEAAHPAVQVLFSVPKRRLHHAVDRNRTKRQLREAYRLNRHILSDMVPTDKQVVVAVVWVSDTLQPTHLIASRMKSALNRISKKISE from the coding sequence ATGGCAGACTATCATTTCCATAAAAACGAACGTATCACCAGCACCAAGCTGGAAAACGAAATATTCGGCAGCGGAGAATCTCACTCAATGGTGATTTTCCCGCTGCGAGTGGTTTTTATGGTTCGCCAGAAAGAAACAACGGTCTCTGCCGAGGATGCCAAACAGACGACAGAGGCTGCCCATCCGGCCGTTCAAGTACTTTTCAGCGTACCCAAGCGCCGTCTGCACCATGCTGTTGACCGTAACCGCACCAAGCGTCAGCTTCGCGAGGCCTATAGGCTCAACCGCCACATCCTCTCCGACATGGTTCCCACTGACAAACAAGTGGTTGTTGCCGTGGTATGGGTCTCCGACACTCTGCAACCCACGCATCTGATTGCTTCACGCATGAAGTCAGCACTGAACCGTATATCAAAGAAAATAAGCGAATAA